GCTGTGCCGGCCGAGAGCCGCGGCTCCCGCAGCCTCCATCGCCCCACGATCGCGGTTATTCACGGGCTGCGTGCGCGCAGggggcagggcaggtgctggGGTGGCCCTGCGGACACTCGTGCGCCGGTTTTGCACTGCACTAATAAAGCGCTCAGCTTTGGACCGAGGCTGCTCTCGCGTGGAGCCGGCACCAGCCGCCCGCACGGGGCCCGGGAGTGCCGCGGGGACCGCCGGGGCTCCCGGAGTGCCCGGCCCCGACACGCCGGGGGGCCCCAGGGCCGGCGGAACGATCCCGGGCTCCCCGCGGGTGCCCGCCCCGGGGCCGGAGGtgccgccccgctccgccccgccccgttccgctccgccccgctccgccccgccccgttccgctccgccccgccccgccccgccccgccccgctccgccccgccccgttccgctccgccccgccccgccccgccccgctccgccccgccccGTTCCGCCCCGCCCCGTTCCGCCCCGTTCCGCTCGCAGCGGAAGCGCCACGTCAggggggcggcgcgggggcggTGCCGGGTTGCGGGTGCCGGTGCCGGGCTCGGTGCGGGGCCGGAGCCGGGTTGCGGGTGCCGGTGCCGGGCTCGGTGCGGGGCCGGTGCCGGGTTGCGGGTGGCGGGCTCGGTGCGGGGCCGGTGCCGGGCTCGGTGCGGGTGCCGGTGCCGGGTTGCGGGGCCGGTGCCGGGCTCGGTGCGGGGCCGGTGCCGGGTTGCGGGTGCCGGTGCCGGGCTCGGTGCGGGTGGCGATGCCGGGCGCGGTGCGGACGCTGTGCCTGGCCGCGCTGCTGGGCGCGCTGCGGGCCGGCGGCACGGAGCTGACGCTGGAGCTGCCCGACAGCGCCCAGCGCTGCTTccaccaggagctggagagCGGCGTCAAGTTCACCCTCGACTATCAGGTACTACCCTGCCTGTaccttcctgcagccctgcatgcTCCGTGCCTGCACCCCCTGCCCGGGCCCCTCCGCCCCGTttgtgccccatccctgtgcccctgcccgtGTGCCTGCCCGTGCCCCGGTGCCCCcttgcccacagccctgccGTGTGTGCGCTGTTGTCTCTGCCCGTGCCACCTGCCCGTGCCTCTCCCACACTCCcatcctgtgccctgcagagccccaggcagggctgcagttccaccccagctccctccatgcTGCACTAGGAGTtgttcccagccccagctccatgcctggcagtgcccacctgAGAGCCAGGCCTGGGATGTGCCCACACCAGCCATGGACCTGACCTCCCTGACCTGGGTCATGAGGGCTGTCCCTGTCTCCAGGACCCCACTTGAGCCATGGGCACCCCAGCTGAGTTGCTGGCACCGTGGTGCACAACTTCCCTGGGGCTCCCCTGGCTGggccccatcccatgggcatGGTGCCCGCTGGCCTctcacagagctgtggggctgggcaggggcagggggccCTTGCCACCGTCGCTGGGCGTGTGCCACCATCGGAGATGCGTCTCCTGCACAGGTGATCAGCGGAGGGCACTATGATGTGGACTGCTACGTGGAGGACCCCAACGGCAAGACCATCTACCAGGAGACCAAGAAGCAGTACGACAGCTTCTCGCACCACACCGAGGCCAAGGGTGTCTACACCTTCTGCTTCAGCAACGAGTTCTCCACCTTCTCCCACAAAATCGTCTACTTCGACTTCCAGGTGGGCGACGAGCCGCCCATCCTGCCCGACATGAACAACCGCGTCACTGCCCTGACACAGGTGGGTCCCgggagggaggcaggaagggaggcagggtcctgctgcagccccaagCAGCCTTGTGGGATGGCACTTGGGGACGTGTTCCCTTCCTCCTGCACTGGATGCAGAAGTGCCAACCGCCGGCCAACAGCCCCACCGCACACCACATCCTGTGCCCTGCCTTGCTcagggggctgtgctgtgcgggctctgggctcccctcTCTGCAGCGGCCGTGTCCATCCCACGTGAGGGAATTGCATCAGCCATTTCATCCCTGGGTGtatgctctgggctgggcatcCGGGTGCCCTCGTGGGTACTCTGTCCCAGTGGGGAACCACCTTGCATGGGCTCTGGCAGGAACCTACCACACAAACACTGCTCTTGAGCGTCCTGGCACGGCCCTGGGCGCCCTCAGCTGAGCCGTGTCAGGAGTGACAGGGCGCTCCCGTCCTTGTCCCCAGCTGGAGTCTGCCTGTGTCACCATCCACGAGATGCTGAAGGCGGTGATCGACTCCCAGACCCACTACCGGCTGCGGGAGGCgcaggacaggagccgagcCGAGGAGCTCAATGGCCGCGTCTCGTACTGGTCAGTGGGGGAGACCCTCATCCTCTTCGTGGTCAGCATCGGGCAGGTGGTGCTGCTCAAGAGCTTCTTCACCGAGAAGAGACCCAGCAGCGGCGGAGCTGGCACCtagagctgctggctgtgcccgaGTGCAGCGGGCAGCGGGACAGACACTGCGCCTCTGatctgtgctgggacagggggcGACGCTGCTGAGCTGGTGACACAGCCACCCGAGGACAGGCGTCCCCAGCATCACCTCCCATTTGCCATCGTCTGGCCTACCCTGTCCCCTCGCCTGGCCAGCCTGTCCCCGTTCTCTGGCTGCactggggagcaggggggaccagcacagcacagcaccgGGGCACCCTCGGGACTGGGAcgggactgggatggactgggatgggactgggaCTGACTGGGATGTAACTGGGACTGACTGGGACGTGACTGGGACAGGACCACGCgctgcccctgagccctgtgcagccaccaagggcaggggcagccctggcccccCTGGcatcccccagtgcccccagccccagcagagctgcccgtGGGCTGGGGGGGTCTCTGTCTGCACCCCAGGTGCCCTGTGGCGGGcagggtgctcccagcagcgggacacagcacccacagcatcCAACAAGGGAAGGCTGTTTGCTGGgtggctctggctctgccagctcctcccCTCGCAGCAGTTCTCAGGCTGGCAGCAGGCGGTGTGCCTGTACCAGGTGATATTTTCATACACCAGTCCGTGCCTGAGACTCAGCCCCCTCACACATTCCCCGCACACGTGCCAGGGaagcccatccctgccccagaaGCACGGGGGACCCACAGACGCCTGGGACTGCAGCCCCTCATTCCCTGGAGCCCCACAAGACCCCTGGAGTGACTGGTGTGCTGGCCCTCCAGCCCTCAAGCAGGTGTGAGATCATTTTTCAGAGCTGAAGCAACTCCACTAGACTTTGCCACTTTCAAATAAATCCCTGCAAGCATGGCTGGCACTGCCGTtcttgggcacagccctgcctgcccgcCTGCCTTGCCCCCTGGCCACACAGCTGAGCTtgctcctggcacaggacacGAGGAGGAGGACCCTGCTGGCCCCCAGccggagcaggagcaggagcagcagccccgtgtgtgccctgtgtgagGCTGCAGTGTCAGTGGGCCGGGATGGGGTTCCCACTGCGCAGCGGGGACTGAGGAGCCAGGGGAGCACGGGGGGCCccgggcagagcccagctcgggggtcccttccctggggctgggggatgccagggcagctctggtgATGCTCGGGGCACAGTGAGGGGCCCGGGCAGCCTCAGGCCTGGCCCAGCAGCCCCCCCGTGCTGGCTGTGCCGGCAGCGTGGCCTTGGGCAGTGCTGCGGGCGGGAGAGCTGCCCCCGGTGCCTCCCAGCAGccttgggcagcagccagcagctcctgtttgGAGCACAgcccgcagcagcagcgccccggcactgcctccagccctggcaggaccAGCCCTGCGCCCTCCGTGGGGATGCACAGGGAGGgaagcccccagccctggccggGCTGGCATGGCCCGGAATCTGCCCCGGCCTGGGGACTCCTGAGCCACCCACGGTGGGGACAGGGCAGCTGTGACCCCATGGGTcaggggctggctctggggacaccagctcagctcccagcgGGGGACACGGGAGGGACAAGAGGTGGCCATAGGACACTTTATTGCTGTTCGGGGCACAGAGAAGGGAGAGGGAACGGGGGCACCCCACCAGCCCCAAGCCCCCAGAGGCGCTTTGGGCGCAGGGAGAGATCAGCAGTGCCTCCATCCCCGTGGAGCTGTGCTGACCCCCCTGCCCCGCGGCCGCAGCTGGTGTCACAGGGAGCTGCGGTGGCACGAGggctccctggcagcccctcGGGGCCTGCCCAGCCCCCGGGCTGCCCGCTGGGGCGGCAGGGAGGAGGCCGAGCAGCGGAAGGAGCCCGTGGGTGGGGAGGGGGGCTGGGCCGGGGGGCCGTGCCTGCacgggcacccccagcccccccgGAGCGGGATGGTGAAGAGCCCGTAGGTGATGGGGTCCAGGCACGCGTTGAAGAGGCCGAAGATGAAGAGGACGTGGGTGAGGGCCGGCGAGATCCTCTTCTCCACGGCGCGGGGGCAGAACCAGTGCCAGAGCCCCAGCAGGTAGTAGGGGGTCCAGCAGAGGATGAAGGAGGAGACGATGACCAGGCTCATCCGCAGCATGCGCAGCCGCGCCCGCGGGATGTTGTTCCTGGAGCACCGCAGCGACGCGTCCCGCGAGGAGACTGGGGGGGAAACGGGGCTGGGACGGGGCCGAGAGCCGGGGGAGAGCCGGgggtccctgcagag
The Melospiza georgiana isolate bMelGeo1 chromosome 13, bMelGeo1.pri, whole genome shotgun sequence genome window above contains:
- the LOC131088791 gene encoding transmembrane emp24 domain-containing protein 3-like, which produces MPTRRGGSATSGGRRGGGAGLRVPVPGSVRGRSRVAGAGAGLGAGPVPGCGWRARCGAGAGLGAGAGAGLRGRCRARCGAGAGLRVPVPGSVRVAMPGAVRTLCLAALLGALRAGGTELTLELPDSAQRCFHQELESGVKFTLDYQVISGGHYDVDCYVEDPNGKTIYQETKKQYDSFSHHTEAKGVYTFCFSNEFSTFSHKIVYFDFQVGDEPPILPDMNNRVTALTQLESACVTIHEMLKAVIDSQTHYRLREAQDRSRAEELNGRVSYWSVGETLILFVVSIGQVVLLKSFFTEKRPSSGGAGT